In the Anaerolineae bacterium genome, AGTTCATCCGTGCACCGGGCAGGGTCAGCATCTTGTGGTTATGGGCGATGGTTTCCCGTGCGCTGACGCCCACCGCCGCGCTCTTGACTCCGCCGGAGAAGCCCATGAACATGTGCGGTTCGATGTTGCCCACTACCAGCCGCAGGTCGGCTTCCCGGTAACGGCGGTTAACCCAGACCGGCGTCCCGCGCGACGTTTTTCCAAGGTAGACCATTGCTTCCCGGTCATCGCAGTCGTGGGAGATCACCGGGTAGCGGGCCAAGATCGCCGGGGGGACGACACGTTCATATTCCTCCGGCGGCATGGGCGTATGCGTGCCATTGGCGATGACCAGCGTGATCGCTTCCGGCGGCAGGCCCAGCGCTTCCAGGCGCTCCAGCAGCGGCGGCAAAAGGTATTCATGGGGCACAGGACGCGTCTTGTCGTTCACAGCAATCGCCGCGGAACGCGCACCGGCGAAGCTCTGCAGGCTGACACCGCCTACCGGCTCGTCAAGCGCCCGGATCACCATTGCCAGTGGATCGGCTGCCCCCGGCACGTCAGCCGCCGTGATCACGTCCACCTGTGCATACGCTTCCGGGATGGTGAAGTGGAGCGTCGTCCTGCCATACGGGATACTGAACTCGCGCGTCATCGTCCCTCCCTGATTTCCCCGTCGTCAGCCCGAGGCAAAACAAATGATGCAGGCCCGGCGGCAAGTCTTTACTCGCGGCCTATGCCTGCATCATATTCCACCCGCCGTGAGGGGCGTACTGGCGAAGGTCACCTGTGGCCCGCGCCACAACTCACCTCCGCAGGCCGCCTAGATGCTCACCCCCACGCGGTGAATGGCGAAGCTGTTGTGCGCCTTGAGCGCCTCCGACTTGGTCAGGCGACCACTGGCAACGGCCACGACCTCGTCAAAGACCATGCGCCCGGCTTCTTCCAACGTGATCTCATCGCGCAGCACGCCGCTGACATCCAGTTCGACGGTGTCCTTCATCAGCGCGTACGAGGTGGCGTTGCCCGTGATCTTGATCGTGGGCATGATCGGGTGGCTGGAGGTATGTCCGCCGCCCGCGTTGAAGACCAGTACCTGGCAACCAGCCGCCGCCATGCTGCTGATTGACTCTGCCCCGTGACCGGGGCCATACATTACGTACAGGCCGGGCGTGGCGCTCGCCGGGCGCTCGGCGATCTCCAGGTAGCCGACGATCGGCGCGCTGCCGGACTTCTTGCAGGCCCCCATCGATTTCTCCTCGATCGTGGTCAGCCCGCCCACGATGTTGTCACCCGTAGGCTGGGACCCTCGGATGTCTTCGCCGCTGGCCAGGGCGCGCTGCTCCATATCCTTCACCCCGGCCACAATCTGAGCAGCGATCTCTGGGCTGACGGCCCGGCTGGTCAGCCACTCCTCGCAGCCCATCCACTCCGTGCATTCGGCCATGATCGTGCGCCCACCCTCGGCGATGATCAGGTCAGAGCAGATGCCGGTCGCCGGGTTGCTGGCCAGACCGGACGTGGTATCGGATGTGCCACATTCCACGCCGAACAACAACTTGGACAGCGGGACCGGCTCCCGCCGCAGGTCGCTCAGCATGCGGGCAAAGTCCGCCGCGTAATACAGCGCCTGCTGGGTAGCCGCAATCAGCCCGCCCGCGGCGCGGATGTTAACCGTCGCCACTGGCTTGCCGGTCGCCGTCTGGATATCGTGGGCCAGGTCTTCCGCCGTCATGCCTTCCTCGCGGAAGTGGTCGATGACGACCACCGCACCCACGTTCGGATTCATGCCGGTATTGGCCAGGAAGCGGCGCGTCATCCGCAGGTCAGGTCGCACCTGGCAGCGGCCCAGCGGATGGGTGATCGCCACCGCCCCGGCGATGTGGTCGGCCACCCGTTCACAGATGTCATTGGCGTACACCGTGCCGGAGAGAATCAGCAAATGGTTGCGCGCCCCGACCGAACCATCAGCGCGCAAGTAACCCCAGAATTCAGTCATGATTCTGCCCCCTGTGATGCCTGCCGCGCAGCCAGGTCGCCGCGCCCGCGATTGCTCTCTACGTTGTGAACATGCACGTGGTCACCGGCCTTGATGTCCGCTGTCGCTGTCCCGATGCTGAGGCCGTACTTGATCACTGCCGCGCCCCTGGGAATATCCCGCAGGGCGATTTTATGCCCATAGGGAATCGGCTGGTTGGCTATCACGCTGATTCCGGCCAGCCGGCCATACGCCTGAACGGTCTCGCCAGCTTCGATAGGCTCCAGGACCGCGGTGCCAACGTTATCTTCTTGCTCGATCACAAAGACCCGCTTCACCCTAACTTCTCCTTCCTCCAGCAGGACGTTCGCTGCACGCTAACTGAACTGCGGCAGGTAATCCGCGAACTCGGTCAAAAAATCGCGCATGATGGCGCGGGCCGTGTCAATGTCGGTGATCATGTGGTCCAGCAACAGCGCCTGCAGCAGGAGCTGGCGGTCGCCGTGCACTGCCGCCTCCACCACCAGCGAGCTAAGTTCCAGCTCGCGGCGGCACAGCTCAGCGATGCCTTCCGGCAGCGGC is a window encoding:
- a CDS encoding UxaA family hydrolase — encoded protein: MTEFWGYLRADGSVGARNHLLILSGTVYANDICERVADHIAGAVAITHPLGRCQVRPDLRMTRRFLANTGMNPNVGAVVVIDHFREEGMTAEDLAHDIQTATGKPVATVNIRAAGGLIAATQQALYYAADFARMLSDLRREPVPLSKLLFGVECGTSDTTSGLASNPATGICSDLIIAEGGRTIMAECTEWMGCEEWLTSRAVSPEIAAQIVAGVKDMEQRALASGEDIRGSQPTGDNIVGGLTTIEEKSMGACKKSGSAPIVGYLEIAERPASATPGLYVMYGPGHGAESISSMAAAGCQVLVFNAGGGHTSSHPIMPTIKITGNATSYALMKDTVELDVSGVLRDEITLEEAGRMVFDEVVAVASGRLTKSEALKAHNSFAIHRVGVSI
- a CDS encoding UxaA family hydrolase; translated protein: MEEGEVRVKRVFVIEQEDNVGTAVLEPIEAGETVQAYGRLAGISVIANQPIPYGHKIALRDIPRGAAVIKYGLSIGTATADIKAGDHVHVHNVESNRGRGDLAARQASQGAES